The segment GAAGCTATTGCAGGGGACGCAGCAGCATCCTTTAAAAAAAGTATACAGGCGATGCATAATAAATCTTCCTGGGAAAATAAAGACGCTGTAGCATTTGATATTGAGCTTATTTTTAATGGGCAACAAAGACTTAAAGCGAGAGTAACCAGCCTCACCAATTCTTCAAAAATTAGATTGGATAAAAGTGATGGGACAATACTTGTATTTAATGGGGAGCAGGTGTTTTTAAGCCCGGCAGATGTTGAAGTAGAAGATGCAGGATTTGATCTTTTTGCCTGGCAATATTTTTTTGCTCTTCCTTTCAAATTAAATGATCGAGGGGCAGAAATGGAACTACTTGGTCAAAAGAGTATGATGGGAAATATTCTTTATAGAGCCCGTTTGACAGTTGATCAAAACATTGAAGATTCTCCTAATGATTGGTACATACTTTACCAGGAGGCAGACACTGGATTATTGTTTGCTGCTGCCTATACTGTTACCCTCAATAAGGAAAAACTACAGGCTCAAAATGATCCTCAGGCAATTATTTACAGAAATTATGAAGTAAAAGAAGGAATTCCTGTTTCCACGAGATGGACATTCCATAACTGGAGTGAAGAAGATGGATTTGGAGAAGAAATAGGCGAAGCCCTTATTACAAACATAAGTTTCTTAGATGCTGAAGATCAAATTTTTGAAAGGCCTCAAAATTCTAAAGTACTCAACAATTAAAGTTTATACAGAAAGTACTTGTGAAAAGATGTTCTTATAAATCACCTGGTAGAAGACAGAAGTATCATACGGCTTAACAATAATATCGTTCATTCCTGCCTCCAGAATTTCTTCTCTAATTTCCTCAATTTCTACTGCAGTTAGAGCGACTACTGGTACGCGGGTATTAAAGTCCCAAATTTGCCTTGTTGCTTCCAGTCCCGATATTTCCGGCATATTCACATCCATAAGAATAAGGTCGTAGAAATTAGTTTTTACTTTTGTAATAGCGTCATATCCATTATCACTAATGTCACACTGGAAACCTTTTTGTTCCAAAATACGCCTTGTTACTACCTGGTTGATCCTGTTATCATCTACTATTAAAATTGTCTTTCCCTCGGCAGAATCGGTATAGTTTGAAGAATTTTTAAGAGCAAAGCCGCCTTCTACTGGTAGAGCCGCTTTACGGTCTTTTTCAAATTCTATTTCAAAACTAAAAACCGAGCCTTCATCCTCTGCACTTTCGAGTTTAATTTCCGAATTAAATAATACGAGAAGTTTTTTAACAATAGGTAGGCCCAAGCCCGTCCCCTGGTAATTATAATTTGCTGATTTCAACTGGGAAAACTCTTCAAAAATTATCTGCTGTTTACTCTCAGGAATTCCTAAACCATCATCTTTTACTTCAAAATTGATCCTGCAGGTGGTGGAAGTTTTTTCCAAGAGAGATGAAGAAATCCATATATTTCCCCTTTATGTGAATTTCATAGCATTTCCTACGAGGTTCATCAAAATTTGTGATAATCTTACAGGATCTCCTATGAGGTAAGGGTTTATTGCAGGATCTATTTGTAGATGTATTTCATTTTTATTCTGAAGTCGTGTAAATTCAAAAGACTTCACAATGCTTCTCATTAAATCTCCCAGGTGGAACGGCAAATTTTCTAATTTTACCAGATTGGATTCCATCTTATTCATCTGCAAAACATCATTTATGAGAGCAAGTAAATAATCTGCTGAAAATTTTAAAGATTTTAGATCGTTTTCATGTTTTACGAGGCTTTTATCTTCAAGCAAAATAGAAGTAAGACCTATAACGCCATATAAAGGAGTACGTAATTCGTGGCTTACAGTAGAAAAAAACTTTGTTTTTAGGACTGAAAGTCTTTCTGCCTCTTCCTTTGCTGCCAGTAATTCTTTATTCTTTTCGCTAAGTTCATAAATTAGTTTTCTGCGGGAAAGACTTATTTTAACCAGCGCAAGGAGAATAATTAGCAGCACAATTGAGGAAAGTACCATAATGAACATTTTTTCACTGGAACGTTCAATTATTTCATCCTTTAGCAACTGCTCATTCTTTGCTATTGCCAGATTCTTTTGATATTCGCTTACATCAAATTTAACATTTGCAGCTTCAATTTGCCGCATTCTTTCCTGCTCAAAGATCTGGTCTTTAAAGTCATTAAACTTTTGGAGAGCGAGAAAAGCATTTTCAAAATTTCCTTCAGAATATAATAGTTTTGCATATTCCTCATAAACATGAGAGGCCTGTAAAATAAGGGAATCCTCTTCCACCATTCTTACAGCATTTTCAAAATAAGGTCTTGCTTTATCTGGTTTATTAATTCCAAGATAATATCTGCTTAGTTAAATTGTTGAGTTGAGATTCGATGTAAAAATCATTTCTGCCTTCATACATTTCCCAGGAGCGCTTTAAATAAGGCCAGGCTTTTGCATATTGTTTATTATCAATATAAGTCCAGGCGATATTTACAGTTGGAGTAAAAATATTCTCTTTGTTATCCATCCTGGTGGCAAGATTAATTACCAGGTTGTAATAATCTATACCTTTTTGAGTAGTCTTTTTATCTTCTGAATAAATATTCCCAAGGTTATTGTAAGCTCCCAGAATAAGAGTATCATTCCCTGATTTTTGAGCATATTCAAGAGCCTGCTCATAGTGCCTTTTCGCTCTTAAAGTATCATTGAGATCATTGTAACTTGAGCCAAGAACTTTGTGAGCGTGATAATGGAAGTAATTATCATCAAATTTTTTTGCTTCATCCAGCAGCTGCATTGCAGCTTCTATAGCATCTTTATACTCGTAATTAATTAAACTTTCTTCAGAAGTTTTTTGAAGAGATATCAGGGCAGATCTGTCCTGCGCAAAATGTAGCGTAGGAAAAAGCAATAAACAAAATAAGAAATAGTAGTTTTGTTTCAAGCAGGGGGACTTATTATGTTACATAAATAGGGATGGCAATTTACTCTATTTTAGTCAATTACCAAATAAATTTTGAATTCCCACCTTGTAAAGGAATCCATTTGCTGGCGGAGTAGTAATTTTAAATATATAAAGCAGCTCTTTAAAAACTGAATTAACCAATGAACTACTCCTGGCATTTATACCTGTTGTCTCTCATTTTTATACTTGCAGGGATCATGCATTTCATAAAACCAAAGATTTACCTGCGCATTATGCCGCGCTACCTTCCAAATCACAAATTCCTGGTTTATTTAAGTGGGGCAGCTGAAATAGCATTAGGTGCAGGCCTGCTATATCCTCCAACAAAGAACCTTGCAATCTATGGCATTATATTAATGCTCCTAATCTTCCTCCTGGTCCACTTTTATATGCTTTCTTCAAAAAAAGCAGGTGCCGGATTTCCTTTGTGGGCATTAATTTTACGCATTCCATTACAATTTCTCCTAATTTGGTGGGTTTATTCTTATTTATAAAGGATGGCAAATTTCAAAAATTTACGTAAGGTTAAAACCCTTCCACTAGTAGATGCGGAAATATTTTACTATGAAAACTTCATTCCACAAGAGGAAGCCCAAGTCATTTATTCTCATTTACTCAAAACCCTGGACTGGGAGCAGCACCAGATAAAGATCTTTGGAAGAATTTTGCCGCAACCCCGTCTTACTGCTCTTTATGCAGAGACTGAAAAACCATATACCTACTCAGGTCTCACCTTAAACCCTCTAAAATTTCCTGCGGAATTAAAGGATCTCCAACAAAAACTTGAAAGATTAACAGGGGAACACTTCTCCCATTGCCTTGCAAATCTGTACAGAACCGGAAGTGACAGTATGGGATTACATTCTGATGATGAAAAAGAACTGGGAGAAAACCCAATAATTGCCTCGATTAGCCTTGGAAGCCTGAGGAAATTTAGACTCAAGCACAAAACAGATAAAAATCAAAAATATGAACTGGAATTGAGCAGCGGTAGTTTATTACTAATGCAGGGCAGCACCCAACATTTTTGGAAACATGAAATTCCGAAGACGAAAAAGGAGGTCAGCCCCAGGATCAACCTTACCTTCAGAAGAATCCTCTGATTAAGTGATATAAAAAAGCCGCTCAAAGAGCAGCTTTTTTATATGGAATAGTTCTTTTGATTATCCGTATATCTCGTTTAAAACCTTTGCTAACCTAATTCCCCCTTTTTGAAGTTGCTCTCTCACAACCGGAAACCAGTCATACATATACCTGTAGCTAAGCTTCTCTCCTATTTCGGCAGATTCGTACACTTTTTTGCTTAATTCCTTTGATTCATACATCCAGTCATCAAAAGATCCGGCGGCAATTTCTTTCTTCTTTGAAGGGGTAAGATCTTCCCTGTTTTGAGCTAATTCAGAATAACTCATGTCGTAAGACTCTATCATTTTACTGTCCCATACGCTGTGAAGATTGGTACCGTCATTAAACCATCTTACCTGTATATCATTTCCACCTTTATCCTCACCTCTACCTGTATGAAGTGGCTGGTGAAGATCCCCTATAAAGTGAACCAGCATTTTTAGATAGAATTCCTCATCTTCCCTGGAAGTAGATTTATCTTTAAGTATTTCAACACATTTTTTAATCGCAAGTAAAAGATCACCTTCGGGAGCAGCAGTCTCTTCTGAATATTTTGTTTCACCTGCCGGAAGATTAACGTAGTGCCAGGGGCCGAATTCCTTAAAGCGGGAGTCACTTTTAATCTCATCGCCAAAAGTTGAAACAATTGCCAGGCTCTTTCCCTGCAGTATTTTCTGAATCGCCTGTTTAGCCTTTTTTGTTAAGTTTTCTTCAGCTATTTGCCCCGTAGCCCTGTGACCGTTTTGTCCCCAGTCTTCATCAGCAGAAAAGGCGGGAAGTACAGTAATGAGGACCAGGACAACTGTAAGTAGTTTTTTCATGTTTTATTTTTTGGCAAATATAGATAACGAAATGAAAACGATTTGTAAAATTTTTGTTGTGGAGTTATATTTAAAACCATATATTCGTAATATCATTTTAATATCAACTTAAATTTTTATTATGGCCTCACCAGAAAAAACAATCACTCCATCCAATGGCTATTTTATGCTTTTCGTAATATTTCTTCTGTTCGTAGGAGGTGTTGCTTAGTTTTATTATGTTTAAGAATGCCTGGTTTTTCCTGCTTATTGTTCTCTCCCTCTTTTTGAGTATTGGTTTAATCCTTGTAAACCCAAATGAGTCCAGGGTTCTACTCCTGTTTGGAGAGTACAAAGGGACAGTGAAAAACAACGGGTTGTTTTGGGTAAATCCATTATACACCAAAAATAAAATTTCTCTAAGGGCGAGGAATTTTGATAGTGAAAGATTAAAAGTAAATGACAAATTGGGAAATCCTATTATGATAAGCACTATTCTGGTGTGGCGGGTGCTTGATACTTTTAAAGCTTCTTTTGATGTAGATAATTTTGAAAATTTTGTGGTAGTACAAACTGATGCTGCTGTAAGAAAACTTGCCAGTTTATATCCTTACGATAACTTTGCAGACGAAGGCCTGGATGAAGATATTACCCTGCGATCGAGCGTGAACGAAGTGAGTTTTGCTTTGGAAAAAGAAATTACAGAAAGACTCGATATTGCGGGAATTGAAGTGCTGGAGGCACGAATAGGATATTTGGCTTATGCAAATGAAATTGCAAGTGCAATGCTTAAGAGGCAACAAGCTACTGCCATTGTTGCTGCCCGGCATAAGATAGTTGAGGGCGCAGTGAGTATGGTTGAAATGGCTCTGGAAGAATT is part of the Antarcticibacterium sp. 1MA-6-2 genome and harbors:
- a CDS encoding response regulator, giving the protein MEKTSTTCRINFEVKDDGLGIPESKQQIIFEEFSQLKSANYNYQGTGLGLPIVKKLLVLFNSEIKLESAEDEGSVFSFEIEFEKDRKAALPVEGGFALKNSSNYTDSAEGKTILIVDDNRINQVVTRRILEQKGFQCDISDNGYDAITKVKTNFYDLILMDVNMPEISGLEATRQIWDFNTRVPVVALTAVEIEEIREEILEAGMNDIIVKPYDTSVFYQVIYKNIFSQVLSV
- a CDS encoding HAMP domain-containing sensor histidine kinase produces the protein MVEEDSLILQASHVYEEYAKLLYSEGNFENAFLALQKFNDFKDQIFEQERMRQIEAANVKFDVSEYQKNLAIAKNEQLLKDEIIERSSEKMFIMVLSSIVLLIILLALVKISLSRRKLIYELSEKNKELLAAKEEAERLSVLKTKFFSTVSHELRTPLYGVIGLTSILLEDKSLVKHENDLKSLKFSADYLLALINDVLQMNKMESNLVKLENLPFHLGDLMRSIVKSFEFTRLQNKNEIHLQIDPAINPYLIGDPVRLSQILMNLVGNAMKFT
- a CDS encoding tetratricopeptide repeat protein, whose amino-acid sequence is MLFPTLHFAQDRSALISLQKTSEESLINYEYKDAIEAAMQLLDEAKKFDDNYFHYHAHKVLGSSYNDLNDTLRAKRHYEQALEYAQKSGNDTLILGAYNNLGNIYSEDKKTTQKGIDYYNLVINLATRMDNKENIFTPTVNIAWTYIDNKQYAKAWPYLKRSWEMYEGRNDFYIESQLNNLTKQILSWN
- a CDS encoding MauE/DoxX family redox-associated membrane protein gives rise to the protein MNYSWHLYLLSLIFILAGIMHFIKPKIYLRIMPRYLPNHKFLVYLSGAAEIALGAGLLYPPTKNLAIYGIILMLLIFLLVHFYMLSSKKAGAGFPLWALILRIPLQFLLIWWVYSYL
- a CDS encoding alpha-ketoglutarate-dependent dioxygenase AlkB produces the protein MANFKNLRKVKTLPLVDAEIFYYENFIPQEEAQVIYSHLLKTLDWEQHQIKIFGRILPQPRLTALYAETEKPYTYSGLTLNPLKFPAELKDLQQKLERLTGEHFSHCLANLYRTGSDSMGLHSDDEKELGENPIIASISLGSLRKFRLKHKTDKNQKYELELSSGSLLLMQGSTQHFWKHEIPKTKKEVSPRINLTFRRIL
- a CDS encoding S1/P1 nuclease, coding for MKKLLTVVLVLITVLPAFSADEDWGQNGHRATGQIAEENLTKKAKQAIQKILQGKSLAIVSTFGDEIKSDSRFKEFGPWHYVNLPAGETKYSEETAAPEGDLLLAIKKCVEILKDKSTSREDEEFYLKMLVHFIGDLHQPLHTGRGEDKGGNDIQVRWFNDGTNLHSVWDSKMIESYDMSYSELAQNREDLTPSKKKEIAAGSFDDWMYESKELSKKVYESAEIGEKLSYRYMYDWFPVVREQLQKGGIRLAKVLNEIYG